DNA from Trueperaceae bacterium:
CTCGGCCATGGTGGAGTCGAAGCCCGAGGCGTGGCACGACATCGTCCGCCGCATCGAAGATACCGGCGCCGACGCGATCGAACTCAACTACGGTTGTCCTCACGGGATGAGCGAACGGGGGATGGGCTCGGCGGTGGGCCAGGTTCCGGAGTACTGCTCGATGATCACCTCCTGGGTGACCGAGGTCTCCAGTCTCCCGGTGATCGTCAAGCTCACCCCCAACGTGGCCAACATCGTGCCGCCGGCGAGGGCGGCGGTTGCGGGTAACGCCGACGCCATCAGCCTCATCAACACCATCAACTCGATAGTGGGCGTGGACCTCGACAACTTCCAGATCCAGCCGAACGTGGGCGGAAAGGGCTCTCACGGGGGCTACGCAGGTCCGGCCGTCAAGCCGATCGCCCTGAACATGCTCTCGGCCGTGGCTTCCGACGAGGAGGTGCGACGGGCGGGCCTGCCGGTATCGGGCATGGGCGGCATCCAGACCTGGCGTGACGCCGCCGAGTTCCTCCTGCTGGGCGCCACCAGCCTGCAGGTCTGCACCGCCGTGATGCACTACGGATTCCGGATCATCGAGGACCTCACCGACGGCCTCTCCAACTGGCTCGACGAGAAGGGGATCGCGAGAGTAACAGACGTGATCGGCGCCTCGATCGCTCGCATCTCCGACTTCGGCGATCTGGACCTTGCCTACAAGACGGTCGCCCGTATCGATCCCGACCTCTGCATCAGCTGCAACCTCTGCTACATCGCCTGCGACGAGGGCGCGCACCAGAGCATCGACCTGCTCGTCGACGGCGTGCGGGTCGAACCGCACGAGTACAACGGCAACGGCCACCGGCGTCCGGTGGTGGCCGAGGACCGCTGCGTAGGCTGCAACCTGTGCTCGCTCGTTTGCCCGGTGGAGGAGTGCATCACGATGGTCGAAGTTCCCTCCGGCCGAGAGAGCGTCACCTGGAA
Protein-coding regions in this window:
- the preA gene encoding NAD-dependent dihydropyrimidine dehydrogenase subunit PreA → MADLSIDFAGVKSPNPFWLASAPPTNSAYQINKAFEQGWGGAVWKTIGAPVLNVSSRYGGFDFGDNRLVAINNIELISDRPLEVNLREIAEVKRLWPDRAVVVSAMVESKPEAWHDIVRRIEDTGADAIELNYGCPHGMSERGMGSAVGQVPEYCSMITSWVTEVSSLPVIVKLTPNVANIVPPARAAVAGNADAISLINTINSIVGVDLDNFQIQPNVGGKGSHGGYAGPAVKPIALNMLSAVASDEEVRRAGLPVSGMGGIQTWRDAAEFLLLGATSLQVCTAVMHYGFRIIEDLTDGLSNWLDEKGIARVTDVIGASIARISDFGDLDLAYKTVARIDPDLCISCNLCYIACDEGAHQSIDLLVDGVRVEPHEYNGNGHRRPVVAEDRCVGCNLCSLVCPVEECITMVEVPSGRESVTWKELSRRQPEVTEDWQAMQEYRNRVGIDIH